GAACCCAAAGACCTGGGGGAACCAAGTGAGACCTCCTCAGAAGCCTGTCTGCATGTCCCCATGTCACTGGCGTCCTCAAACTGTGCTCTTCCTTCCTAGGACTTACCACGAGCCATGCTGGTCTGGTCCAGTTCATTGCCTTCTGGAATTATCTGCGGTCTGACTTCCTGCGTGCCGGCTTCCTCTCTACTCAGGACCGCACCTGCCGGGCTAACCGCCGCGTCTGCCGGGCTAGAACAACACCCAGCACATCGCAGACACTTAAGTAATACTGCCCGGAAACCAACTATTGTCCCTCCCAATCGGTCTTGGCTGTGGCCCAGGGGTGGATGACCCCTGACCCCTACCACCCCTCACCCAGCGGCCCCGTGACCAGACCTGCCCCAATACAGCAGAGAAGCCACAACATCACTTTTTAATATCGTTTAATGTTTCTCTTggagttgcggggggggggggggcggggggcaggggaccCCTGAAGCTTGGGACTGCCGAGCTCCCCAGGGGATCTTATTTTAAGCTGGTCATTGGCCAAGTACAGTGGAAGCCTTTGGAACAGCAAGATTGGCTAATTGTAGCTTGGGGCGCCCAAATTCGTTCCGTTCCCTGCCGCCCTTGGTTTTGTCCCCGAGAGCAAAGGTGACTTATCAAAGTCTCGCCACATTTTTCACGTGTTGTTTGGTGCAGGCCACCGCcatggcagagctgggctgaGTGCAGTCTCAGGCGGGGCCCCTCGGATGACCAGGGAGCCACAGGGCTCTGGGGGACAgccctttgtttcatttttagctGACATCACGTTCCTGGAGGGGCCCCTTCGTTAGGGGTCAAATGCCGGGTCGGGCAGGGGCTGGCCGAGGGTCGTGAGGCACAGAGCTGAGGCCATCCCAGCTCTTTAAGCTCAGGTTGTGTGAATTGCCACATTACATCCCCTTCCCGAGGCTTCTCGTCCACAAGCGTAAAACGGGCAGGTTCTGAGAATCCGTGCGGCACGCTGCTCCCAGCTGGCAGGGtcggggaaggagggaagggaccaGAGGCGAAGAGAAAAGTCCAGCTCCGAGCCTCACGGACTAGTTCATCTGCAAGGGGGACACACTGTCCTCGCACAGGTGGCCCAGGGTGGCCTGTGCAGGCCTGGCCTTCTGGCACGTTCTAGCTGGCCTGCATGATCAGGGTTCCTTTTGGTTTCCTCTGAATGTCTTTGGGCCCAGCCAGCGCTCCCgggctctccttccctttctccctctccactccCATGCCagcatctcgcggtctgtgagttcgagccccgcatcaggctctgtgctgacagctcagagcctggagctgctccagattctctgtctcctctctctgcccctcccccgctcgcatctgtctctgtctctgtctctctctcaaaagtaaataaacgttaaacaaaattttttttttttttaaaagggagggcTATATTCATCCAAAATTTTGGTGTCAGAAATCCCACAGAAGGCTGTGGAAACAGTCCAGATTGTGGGAGGCTGAAGAGATAGGCTGCATAAACGCCTTATCCAGCCGATGCCGGACCCATCCTGGTCGGGGGAGAAGCTATAAAGGATATTATTAGGTCAACTGACAAAATTGGAACAGACAGTAGATTAGATTAAACCATTGCATTGAAGGTAAACGTGCTCATGTTGATAACCGTACTgtggttttgtaaaaaaaatattcttactcTTAGAACAGCTGTCGCCCCCTTCTCCCGCAAAGTATTCCGGGTCTCCCTGGCTCTCCAGCTTAAAACGAAGGCAGTGGTTTACTTTAGAGCTTCCTCTCCTATTTCCGGGGGGAATCATGGATTCCTTTGAGAACCCGAAGAAATCACGGACACTTGGCATTGTgaaatgcacatacatacacacgctTTGTTGGTTGTCACCTCCAGAGACTCCCAGTCCCCTCTTGGACGGATGGCTTCCCGACAGGCTTTCCAGGGACTATATTCTAAAGTTCTAGAAGCGAAGGGCCATGCTGTAgccaacttactctcaaatggtcCAGAAAACCCTACtatttgtatataataaaaaaattccaaataataaagcaaatggtaccatgtgtttaaaaaaaaaaaaaaaaagaggtatgggggcgcctgggtggctcagtcgggtcgagcgtccgacttcggctcaggtcaggatctcatagttcatgggttcgagccccgcgtcgggctctgtgctgacacagctcagagcctggagcctgtttcagattctgtgtttccccctctctctgccccactcgtgctctctttctctgaaaaatgaacatgaaaaattaaaaaaaaaaaaaaaaaagaggtgttcAGGGATCGGAGGTACACACTTCCTGGTCTTGCAACTTCTCTGTGTTTGAGGTTTcccaaataaaatgtgaaaacatcaGTTGCCTGGTGACTAGTAATTATACAGTAAGCGATGCTCAGTACTCCCGGTGAGAGGCTTGGAGCCGGTAGGTACAGCCCAGAGccaggcaggagggggaggggggtggagaggaggagccCAGGTGGCTGGGTAGGAACGGGGAGGGCAGCTGGACATCTCAGCCAATTTCGATTCAAACTTGAACTACTTGATTGTTGCTAAGGGAGCAGCTCTGTGGAGAGTCAGGGCCCAGggcttccttttcttgttttctctctcttctggtcTCCAACCTGCCCCTCTGTGGCATACATTGTTGCAATGAACGCGGCATCCCAGAATCCCACACTGTCCAAGCGGGGAGGGACTTTAATCGCTGTCTGGTCCCACCTCTCCCCGGCATCAGTGAGAAAAGAAAGGCCCAGTGAAATCAGCTGCCTGTCCACTGGGATAGGACAAAGGAAGGGTGACAGCTGGTGCCCGACATACCCCCAAGACCACCTTGCTTACTCTGCTCAGGGTAGCGGGGCAAAGTTACATCTTTGCCACACGCTTAACCTTGAACGTTTTCTGGGAGGGCTTGGGCACTGtttcagaaaagcctaagaacTGAAGCTTGATACACTAGAGAGAGTGTCCCGCTGGGACTCAGGAGGGGCAGATCTAAGGAAGTaaactggctgtgtggccttgggcaggtggcttcccctctctgagccttggtctcTCCATCTTAAAATACGAGAGTTGATTTACTTAACGACTTCATATCCTTTCACAGGGAGGCATGGATTCCTTTGAAGAGCTGAGAGAATTTTTGGGCCCTTTTGCAAAGCCGTGCACTTTGAGTTGCACGTTCCGTGTGGGCCAACTGCTCGGGATTCGTGGCTCTGGCCCCCGGCACGCCCTGCCCGTATCTGGAGCCGCTTGGTCCTACATCCGCTTCCTCCCTGGGACGCAAAGGGCCTGTGAGTTCATGAACGAACGGATAAATAGACAAACACATTTACATATAAGCTGAGGAACGTACCCTTTGGCAGCTAGGGCCTGGTCTGGGGAGGCGGCAAGGGCAGATCGAAAGGGTGCCCTCACTTCCGCTCCGGAGCTATACCGCCCCCCGGGGTGGCCCAGCTGAGGGTGGGAAGGGGCGGCTTCTGCCGCGCTGGGGGGATCCAGCAGCAGGAACGGTTCTCTCAAGGGGCGATGCAGGTCCTGCAAGAGTGAGCCTCTGTCAAGGCCAAGAACTGGACACCTGGAGAACGTCCCAGCCAGAGCGCAGCTGGCCCAGGGGGGTTAACGCACAGGCCGCTTCTGCCTTCTTGGCTGAGAGCTTCCagagttggcggggggggggggtgcggggaggcaGCGGCACTGGGAAAATGGAACATACTGGGGCGAAAGGGGACATACTGAGCCCTGCGGGAGCCCACGATAGGATGCGCCGTGGTGGGGGGATCCGATCAGATGGGTTCGCAGTGACCGGACCCTCCAGTCCCTGGTGGTAGGGAGGCCCCCGCAAAGCGGGTCTTAGGGGAGGAACGGAGTCCTGCAGGCTCGGTTCTGTGGGCATCTGGAACGCAGCCTGGGGTGTGGAGCActacagggaaggaaggacactGGGGGATGACTGACTGACCTAACAAAGagcgaggggcagggagagaggagaaagcaaggaGCGTCGATAAGGTCGGCCGGAGTCGCGGTGGCCAGAGGGGTCCCGAGTCACGGCAGGCCAAGCCCGGTGGCCTTGCGCCCCTCCCAGCTGTGGGAGCGCTCCTGGCGCTCTAGAAACGTCCCACCAGATGGTCTCCACCGTGGTGATCTCTAGCCCGGTCAGCGGAGGGCGTTGGGTCGCGGGGCCGCCCTTTCCCTGGAGGGCCTGGAGTTACAGGTATTTAGCGGGCGAGGCGGGGCCCTCCGGGCCCAGGTCGTCGACGTCACTCAGAAGTTCGCGCTCGCTGGCCGTGGCGGCGTTTTGCAGGCGGCGGATGCGCGCCTGgacctcctcctgctccctcttGAGCTCCAGGTAGGAGTGCGAGAAAGTGTGGAAGATGGACGTGGCGGGGAAGGCCATGATGAGGATCCCGCTCAGGATGCTGCTCAGGGCCACCATCTGACCCGGCACGCTGCGCGGGACCATGTCCCCGTAGCCCACGGTCGTCATGGAGATGATGGCCCACCAGTAGGAGGCGGGGATGCTGGTGAACTCCAGCACCCTCCCGGACTCGTTCTCCGCCACGTAGACCAGGGGGGAGAAGAGCGTGACGGCCacgcagaggaagaggaggaggaggccgaaCTCGCGGGTGCAGCGGCGCACGGTGAGGCCCAGCGTCTGCAGCCCCAGCGAGTGGCGCGCCAGGCGCATCACATAGAGGATGCGCAGCGCCCGCAGCACGCGGAGCGCCAACCCCACCTTCTCCAGGTACGAGCCCCCGCCGGGCCAGCTGCCGTCCTCCTGGGGCTCGCCGGACACGGCCAGCGACACGTAGTACGGGGAGACGGCCAGGATGTCGATGATGTTCAGGGGCCCTTGGAAGAACTGGCACTTGTCCCGGGCCTGGACGAACCGCAGGCAGAACTCCAGGGAAAACCAGGCCACGCACACGGTCTCCACGACGAAAATGTAGTAGCATTTCTGAGAGCACTCACCCTGGGGAGGCGACAGAAGGCTGCGTGAGGGGTGGGTGGCACcactggggcgggggcggggaggtggaACCCATCCTGGGTCGCTAGACGAGCGCCGCCctctcacccctctctctctttgccggAGGAATCAACACCTATTTGCCCAGAGCCGTCCTTGCTTGGGGCCTCTTTGTGACAGCGGCCAACCTTCACCTTCACTGACAGAAGCCCCTGTTGTGTACCGTGCCCCACCCTGGTTCTGTCACGTGGGCCACACGGTGATGCCGTGAGCGGGCAGCGCGACCTCATTTTGTGCCCAGGACGTGGTTCCGAGCAGCGAAATGACTTGCTCGAGCCCACAAGCAGAGAGGAGACGCGCTCCCAGCCGTAGACGCTGTTCGGCGACTGCCCCGCCTGCCACCCCTCATTCACTCATCCAACAAAAACGCATGGAGGTCTCCCCCCTGTGCCGGGCTCCTAGGCTCTGTGGGTGGCGTGATCGAGAAGCAGATGTCGCTGCTGGGAGCTCAGAGGCTGGCGGGGCAGAGAGGGCTCCCGGGTCCCCAGTACAGCCCTCTGATGTGTGACTGCAACTATTCACGCAGGGTCTGTCTCCCTCGGGAGATTCCGgcttgagtgggggggggggggggcctgtggCATGGTTCGTGCTCCCCACCTCTGGCTCCTGACAGAAAGTTCCACGAGCCCCTGTGCTACTCCAAGTATGGTCCTTGAACCAAAAGCATCAGCCTCCCCAGAGAGCTGGGAGGAAACCCAGAATCTCgggccccaccccatccctcaaGGAATCGGATTTTACACCTCAACAAGACTCACAAGCCTCACCTGGTGGCTTTGAAAATCCTGATGTCTGGGCCAGGAccccagaaattctttttttctaatttttaaaaaatgtttcttcatttttgagagagagaaagagagagagagcacgagctggggaggagcagagagagagggagacacagaatccgaagcaggctccaggctccgagccgtcagcacagagcccgacgcgggtctcgaacccatggaaccgtgagatcgtgacctgagccaaagtcactcagccgactgagccgcccaggcgccgcTAGAAATTCTAATTTAGTTGATCTAGGTTTGAGCCTGAGCAGAACTTTCCAGAAGTCCCATGGATGATTCTAATGAAGAGCCAGAGTTGAGAACCTGACTTCaagtattacacacacacacacacacacacacacacacacacacacatcgcgATGATGGATGAAGGAACGAATGAGTGACCACAGCCAGTTGCCTGAGTGAAAAGCATGATGTTGACGACTGTAGTTTTCTTTGGATTAAAAAGCTCTCaagtggaaaaagaaattatttccagGGCCTGGGCCCACAGGAATACTGAATGGAAATGAAATACTTTTTATGTCTGGCCGCTAGAGGAAGAGAAACGGGTGATCTGGCCCCATCTCAACTTGCCTGTCCGGGCCCGGGCAGCTTTCTCCCCGGACCTCTGTCTGGTCTACCCAAGGGGTGGAGacgggaggcagggagggggctgctgaGGGCCCGGAGTCCAGAGCGTCTGTGGCTCCACTTCGGCTGCGAACCCGTTTTCCCCCCCGCACCACCTGGGGTTTGCTTCACAATCCTGGGAGTGCTCACGAGTTTTGGACCCTGACTCCCCAGGAGCTGCAggctcgctgtgtgaccttgcagcGGTCACTGCCCCTCTCTGTGCTTCGGTTTTCAAGAAGGAGCTCGGAACGGCAGCCGTATTTCTCAAAGCCGATGCGGCACACCCTGCATGGGAATCCCTCCAGAGGGCTTGTCgcaaatgcagattcttgggctcTGGTCACAAAATCAAGCCCTGCGGTGCGGCCCAGGAATCTGCACCTTGGCAAGCCCTCCAGGggacccaggggcgcctggaagCGTTTCAGACTCTGGGCCGGATTGTCTCCACGAGGCTGCTTTTGTCACTGACCTTTTGGGCGTTTCCCCCTTGGCGCAGGGACTTCTGGTAGCCTGGGAATAACCCTTCCCGACCGGGGACCCAACAGCTCGAGAAAGTGACTCCAGAGAGGTGGAGAAGCCTCTGTGGGCCCTCCCTCCGCCTCCGTGCTGGCGTTTGGCTATTCAAGGCAcgcaccccccacctccctgcactGCAGCAAGCTGTCCTCCACTCTGCCTTGCACGGCTGCTCTGCCCAAACCCTGAAACCACCCTCCCCACACTGGGCCTCCAAGAAATGCCCCCCTCGCGGCGGGGATTTATGGGGCCTGAGCCGAGCAAGTAATTCCCAGGCCAGCCACGTTCGgagaaaaataggaaggaaatgaaaaagttacctcttctctctctcgGAGGAAGCTTCTGGTTGTATTTTGCAGGTAGGGTGAACAACGAATCCTGGTTTGCCCAGAACTTTGCGGATTTGAGCACAGAAAGTCCCAGGTCACCGGACCCgccccccctcgccccccgcaAACCAGGACGGCTGGTCACCCTCCTGGAGGGCCTCGTCTCTCGCTTTGGTTCCTCCACGCGGTGAAGAGGGTGAATCAGGCCTAATGGAGACCAGAGGGTGAGCCAGGCCACGCCGCGGGCGTTCACGCTCAGGATGTGGGGCCACGAAAGCCTGACGCAGAAGAACACGCCCTCAGCGTTTCCGTCTAGGTGACATTGGAGGTGGTGGACAGAATCTCCGAAACAGCGGCCAcctctgggtggggtggggaccggCTGTGGGGGGACACGGGACAGCTCCCTGGGGAGATGGGCGCTGTGCTGGGGGAAGCGGGGTGTGGGTCACACGGGTGGGCACTAGTCGTTCCTTGCACAGCCAAGGCCCGTGCGTGTCAGTGTATGTGCATTGGGCCTATAAGACtgcaaaggaaaaccaaaacGAACACCAGCGAGAATCAGCGAtcggggtgggcagggaggggagagagaagactgATTCATCCGTGGAAACGGGAGTCATGGGTCCGTGGGGGCTCAGCCTTACTCCACTTGCTTTGTAAACGCCTGGCATTTTCCACCGCGCAAAGGCGCAGAACAGATCAGGGTCAGACATCAAAACCACAGTCGGATGGCAGTCCACACTCCGTGGGGAGGCGAGGGTTACAAAGACAGGACAGCGCAAGGGCTGCTGAGGCTGTGAAGATGCCAGGCTCTAGCGTTCCGGGCTCAGCTGCTTGGAAAACGGGGGGGTGGTCCCTCCAAAATTAAACACACGTTTGCTATCCGAGCTGCGATCCTGCTCGTGGGCAGACATCAGAAGGCACCGTTATATACCCAGCAGGCAAGCACCGGAAAATAACTGTGTTATTCTCTAGCCCAGAGTGGAAACAGCATAAATGCCCGTCGGCTGACGGACGGATCCACAAAACGTGCTCTCTCCATACGACAGACCATCACTCAGCCCCGAAAAGGAACGAAGGGCTGACAGCCTGGGTGAACCTTCACGGCCTCACGCGCCGTGAGAGAAGCCGCACCCAAAAGGCCAGA
The sequence above is a segment of the Leopardus geoffroyi isolate Oge1 chromosome E2, O.geoffroyi_Oge1_pat1.0, whole genome shotgun sequence genome. Coding sequences within it:
- the KCNG4 gene encoding potassium voltage-gated channel subfamily G member 4 isoform X1, which encodes MTSPAMSMPFRARGLPPGHRHRGSCSPLGQPLPGSTQPRSLKGLYYRRARKVGALDASPAADLEKEILVNVGGRRYVLPWSTLDEFPLSRLSKLKFCRSHEEIAQLCDDYDEATREFFFDRSPSAFGMIVSFLAAGRLALLRETCVLSFREELAYWGIEEAHLRPCCLLELLRKLEQLRELRQQEALHLRREARRPPGDPSRWGVFMNWLRETVENPRSGLPGKVFACLSILFVATTAVSLCVSTMPDVRAEEDNGECSQKCYYIFVVETVCVAWFSLEFCLRFVQARDKCQFFQGPLNIIDILAVSPYYVSLAVSGEPQEDGSWPGGGSYLEKVGLALRVLRALRILYVMRLARHSLGLQTLGLTVRRCTREFGLLLLFLCVAVTLFSPLVYVAENESGRVLEFTSIPASYWWAIISMTTVGYGDMVPRSVPGQMVALSSILSGILIMAFPATSIFHTFSHSYLELKREQEEVQARIRRLQNAATASERELLSDVDDLGPEGPASPAKYL
- the KCNG4 gene encoding potassium voltage-gated channel subfamily G member 4 isoform X2 is translated as MSMPFRARGLPPGHRHRGSCSPLGQPLPGSTQPRSLKGLYYRRARKVGALDASPAADLEKEILVNVGGRRYVLPWSTLDEFPLSRLSKLKFCRSHEEIAQLCDDYDEATREFFFDRSPSAFGMIVSFLAAGRLALLRETCVLSFREELAYWGIEEAHLRPCCLLELLRKLEQLRELRQQEALHLRREARRPPGDPSRWGVFMNWLRETVENPRSGLPGKVFACLSILFVATTAVSLCVSTMPDVRAEEDNGECSQKCYYIFVVETVCVAWFSLEFCLRFVQARDKCQFFQGPLNIIDILAVSPYYVSLAVSGEPQEDGSWPGGGSYLEKVGLALRVLRALRILYVMRLARHSLGLQTLGLTVRRCTREFGLLLLFLCVAVTLFSPLVYVAENESGRVLEFTSIPASYWWAIISMTTVGYGDMVPRSVPGQMVALSSILSGILIMAFPATSIFHTFSHSYLELKREQEEVQARIRRLQNAATASERELLSDVDDLGPEGPASPAKYL